One window from the genome of Lentibacillus daqui encodes:
- a CDS encoding ATP-binding protein: MFWRSVVGKLAVTILLLVSFVLFILTILLLEFFENFHIAEAEKDLMQTATKVSYLMEQYDDEDLLYEMTDRIKDPSSRVAIVHKDDGLWVSPSNNTYLEKLNEQWIADDQDLSDVLDKHNKVKKQAAIPGKDEKMMIVGLPVSDDEAVFVYQSLNVVNQTTAQTTKIIFLAAGIAIVLTIIFAVFLSTRITSPLIKMREAAIDLTRGEFNKKVPILTHDEIGELATAFNQMGEQLNFHINALRQEKEQLSGIVNSMADGVITMNRNGDMIVTNPPAERFVRDWYFEHNLPVDEANWKLPTDLNQVLQEVIEGETEVLKEISILGRNWVMIMTPLYDQSFVRGAVAVIRDMTEERRLDKMRKDFIANVSHELRTPISLMQGYSEAIVDNVAESPEEKNDLAQIIHEESLRMGRLVNELLDLARMEAGHTQLNLAPVEVEPFAERIMKKFKGIADEQDVKLTLSKSIANPIVTCDEDQIEQVFTNLIDNAIRHTDSGGTVKVTVETNADEMHVMVTDSGSGIPEADLPFVFERFYKADKSRTRNTKKKGTGLGLSIAKNIINAHHGSISVQSKLNQGTTFTFKIPTHENH; the protein is encoded by the coding sequence ATGTTCTGGCGCAGTGTAGTTGGGAAACTGGCAGTAACTATTTTATTGCTGGTTTCTTTTGTCTTATTTATACTGACTATTTTGTTATTGGAGTTTTTTGAGAACTTTCATATCGCAGAGGCGGAGAAAGATTTAATGCAAACCGCTACAAAGGTATCTTATCTGATGGAACAGTACGATGACGAAGATTTACTCTATGAAATGACCGATCGGATCAAAGACCCTTCCAGCAGGGTGGCCATTGTCCATAAAGATGACGGGTTATGGGTCTCTCCCAGCAATAATACGTATTTGGAAAAATTAAACGAGCAATGGATAGCCGATGATCAAGATTTGTCCGATGTATTGGATAAGCACAATAAAGTCAAAAAGCAAGCAGCAATTCCAGGCAAAGATGAGAAGATGATGATTGTTGGATTACCCGTTTCTGATGATGAAGCCGTTTTTGTTTACCAATCATTGAATGTTGTTAATCAAACAACAGCTCAAACAACTAAAATTATCTTTCTGGCCGCCGGAATTGCCATTGTGTTAACAATAATCTTTGCTGTGTTCCTTTCAACAAGAATTACCTCACCATTAATCAAAATGCGGGAAGCTGCCATTGATTTAACAAGAGGAGAATTTAATAAAAAGGTACCTATTTTGACGCATGATGAAATAGGTGAATTGGCCACAGCTTTTAACCAGATGGGTGAACAGTTAAATTTCCATATTAATGCACTAAGACAAGAGAAAGAACAATTATCCGGGATCGTTAATTCAATGGCTGATGGAGTTATCACAATGAATCGAAATGGCGATATGATTGTAACGAACCCACCAGCGGAACGGTTTGTTCGGGATTGGTATTTTGAACATAATCTTCCTGTTGACGAAGCAAATTGGAAACTTCCCACTGATTTAAACCAGGTTCTCCAGGAGGTTATTGAGGGAGAAACAGAGGTTCTAAAAGAAATTAGTATACTGGGAAGAAACTGGGTAATGATCATGACACCGTTATACGATCAGTCGTTTGTGCGAGGTGCTGTGGCAGTCATCCGTGATATGACCGAGGAACGGCGCTTGGATAAAATGCGTAAAGATTTTATTGCCAATGTATCGCATGAATTGCGGACACCTATATCGTTAATGCAAGGATATAGTGAAGCAATTGTTGATAATGTTGCTGAAAGCCCGGAAGAAAAAAATGACCTGGCACAAATTATTCATGAAGAATCACTACGAATGGGTCGTCTGGTCAATGAGTTATTGGATCTCGCCCGCATGGAGGCAGGTCATACCCAGTTGAATTTGGCACCTGTGGAAGTTGAACCATTTGCGGAACGAATCATGAAGAAGTTTAAAGGTATTGCTGATGAACAGGATGTCAAGCTAACATTGTCAAAAAGTATCGCCAATCCTATCGTCACATGTGATGAGGATCAAATCGAACAGGTATTTACCAATTTAATTGATAATGCTATTCGCCATACGGATTCAGGCGGCACTGTAAAGGTAACTGTGGAAACGAATGCCGATGAGATGCATGTGATGGTAACAGACAGCGGAAGTGGTATTCCTGAAGCAGATCTTCCATTTGTGTTTGAACGGTTTTATAAGGCGGATAAATCGAGAACAAGAAATACCAAGAAGAAAGGGACCGGTTTAGGGCTGTCAATCGCCAAAAATATCATTAATGCCCACCATGGCAGCATTTCAGTTCAGAGTAAGTTGAACCAGGGTACGACATTTACATTTAAAATCCCGACACATGAAAATCATTAA
- a CDS encoding ferredoxin, producing MPKFTIIDKETCIACGACSFSAPHIYDDDDDGLSFVLLDNNEGTAAVPEEWEDEMEDACQGCPTDSIKIADQPFFGDPHKFED from the coding sequence ATGCCAAAATTTACAATCATTGATAAAGAAACATGCATTGCCTGTGGTGCTTGTAGCTTTTCTGCCCCGCATATATATGATGATGATGACGATGGACTATCTTTTGTTCTGCTCGACAATAATGAAGGTACCGCAGCTGTCCCTGAGGAATGGGAGGATGAGATGGAAGATGCTTGTCAGGGTTGTCCGACAGACTCAATCAAAATTGCCGATCAACCATTTTTCGGTGATCCACATAAGTTTGAAGACTAG
- a CDS encoding helix-turn-helix domain-containing protein, which translates to MLIHNLILTCCRKIKAKRTTAAIYYILTGKKSVQTMQDIHIFELQAYYGVAQSLSKQYFHKLIQQLEQHDLLDIDEDACFRLTEKGVKWLKSQTRPANFNGLRYHQLAPIFSDRLLLLIQTLTNSNMGNYRFIPIVDKKPVQGWVKSFYKMVKTSESDYMKALYKELHMLLSTLSEDEANIFVDRLTGYQIFGKSKQQLAEKYQSTIIDVSLIWMRIIHQMLAGIQNDTSNYPILHMIIRDCEQQSFFTNTARKTYHLLRKNYTIPEIAAIRGLKENTIHDHIVEIALADPTFSISPFIDREQYQEIIAVMEQIDSYSLKQIKEALSSDIGYFQIRLVLATIKRE; encoded by the coding sequence TTGCTAATACATAACCTAATCCTAACCTGTTGCCGAAAGATCAAAGCCAAGCGAACAACGGCCGCTATCTATTATATTTTAACAGGGAAAAAATCCGTCCAAACCATGCAGGATATCCATATTTTTGAACTGCAAGCTTACTACGGCGTTGCGCAATCGTTGTCGAAACAGTATTTTCACAAATTGATTCAACAGCTGGAACAACATGACTTACTGGATATTGATGAAGATGCCTGTTTTCGGTTGACAGAAAAAGGGGTAAAATGGCTAAAATCACAGACTCGACCAGCCAATTTTAACGGTTTGAGGTATCATCAGTTAGCACCCATCTTTTCTGACCGTTTGCTGTTATTGATTCAGACATTAACCAATAGTAACATGGGAAATTACCGATTTATTCCGATTGTTGATAAAAAACCGGTACAGGGCTGGGTCAAATCTTTTTACAAAATGGTAAAGACATCAGAATCGGACTATATGAAAGCTTTATACAAGGAATTACATATGTTGTTAAGTACATTATCCGAGGATGAAGCAAATATATTTGTCGACCGTCTGACTGGTTATCAGATTTTCGGAAAAAGCAAACAGCAACTGGCGGAAAAATATCAGTCAACGATAATAGATGTTTCGCTCATCTGGATGCGGATCATTCATCAAATGCTGGCAGGTATTCAGAATGATACGTCAAATTATCCAATATTACATATGATAATTCGTGATTGTGAACAACAGTCGTTTTTTACGAATACAGCGAGAAAGACATACCATCTTCTGAGAAAAAACTACACGATCCCGGAAATTGCCGCAATAAGAGGGCTCAAGGAGAATACAATCCATGATCATATTGTGGAAATTGCTTTAGCAGATCCAACATTTTCGATCAGCCCATTTATTGATAGAGAACAATATCAGGAGATTATAGCCGTTATGGAGCAAATTGATAGTTATTCGTTAAAACAGATTAAAGAAGCATTGTCGTCAGATATTGGCTATTTTCAAATTCGACTTGTATTGGCAACAATTAAACGTGAATAG
- a CDS encoding RecQ family ATP-dependent DNA helicase, with protein sequence MIEQATLEENLYHYFGYKTFRTGQRELVEEVLNGNDVLGILPTGSGKSLCYQLPAKLMKGTTIVVSPLISLMIDQVNQLKANHFKKVTALNSFMNPMERRQIYRELQTYDLIYVSPELLQQDELIRRLKQIRVPLFVIDEAHCISQWGHEFRPDYLKLGSVIRELNDPVIMALSATATKEVQQDIVTYLKRPNMVKHIFPMDRENIVITVKKVDDDQEKIALLRDLFKKYTCPAIIYFSSRHSAETTAQLLREKLPEQRIAFYHGGMEQMDRIAIQQQFMHDQLDIICCTSAFGMGINKSNIRLVVHFHLPPQLESYIQEIGRAGRDGEPSIALLLYANMDKMIPTGLIRKELPSRQQLEIVVRQLELLEERKQAFPSTEEAVDMFQLNETQWRFLRHQIEKHGMIEKNNWAVNHENWQRTRLSIQHYMEERVSIKERKLMEMIQWTETQGCLRKHLYQHFQDSYSKPLDNCCSNCGFSYSVLQPVDKSINTDVPAGSWWEKLQKLLLAGGNYA encoded by the coding sequence ATGATAGAACAAGCTACATTGGAAGAAAATTTATATCATTATTTTGGGTATAAAACATTTCGAACCGGACAAAGAGAATTGGTAGAGGAAGTATTAAACGGCAATGATGTGTTAGGCATACTTCCGACCGGATCGGGGAAATCATTGTGCTACCAGTTGCCAGCCAAACTAATGAAAGGGACAACGATTGTCGTTTCCCCGCTTATATCACTTATGATCGATCAAGTCAATCAACTAAAGGCAAATCATTTCAAAAAAGTTACGGCATTAAATAGCTTTATGAACCCGATGGAACGGCGACAAATTTATCGGGAACTGCAGACGTATGATCTGATTTATGTTTCACCAGAGCTGTTGCAGCAGGATGAACTAATAAGAAGATTAAAGCAAATCCGAGTTCCTTTATTTGTTATTGATGAAGCACATTGTATTTCGCAATGGGGACACGAATTCCGACCCGATTATTTAAAGTTAGGCTCAGTCATTCGGGAATTAAACGATCCAGTGATCATGGCATTAAGTGCTACCGCCACCAAAGAAGTGCAGCAAGATATTGTTACCTATCTAAAACGACCGAATATGGTGAAACATATCTTTCCAATGGATCGGGAAAATATTGTGATCACAGTCAAAAAGGTTGACGATGATCAGGAAAAAATAGCCCTTTTAAGGGACCTGTTTAAGAAATACACTTGTCCAGCAATTATTTATTTTTCCAGTCGCCACTCAGCGGAGACGACTGCACAACTACTAAGGGAGAAACTGCCGGAGCAACGAATCGCATTTTACCACGGCGGGATGGAGCAGATGGATCGAATTGCCATTCAGCAGCAGTTTATGCACGATCAGTTGGACATTATTTGTTGTACAAGTGCATTTGGAATGGGAATTAACAAAAGTAATATTCGTCTTGTTGTTCATTTTCATCTGCCACCACAATTGGAATCCTATATTCAGGAGATTGGCCGGGCAGGTCGGGATGGTGAGCCCAGTATAGCTTTACTGCTTTATGCCAACATGGACAAGATGATACCAACAGGGTTAATCAGGAAAGAACTCCCTTCCAGGCAGCAACTGGAAATTGTTGTGAGACAACTAGAGTTATTGGAAGAACGAAAACAGGCTTTTCCCAGCACGGAAGAGGCCGTGGATATGTTCCAGCTGAACGAAACTCAATGGCGATTTTTGCGCCATCAAATCGAAAAACATGGTATGATAGAAAAAAATAATTGGGCAGTAAATCATGAGAATTGGCAACGAACACGCCTATCTATACAGCACTATATGGAAGAACGCGTATCCATCAAGGAAAGAAAGCTAATGGAAATGATTCAATGGACAGAGACTCAAGGATGTTTACGAAAACATTTGTATCAACATTTTCAGGATTCGTACAGCAAGCCCTTGGACAACTGTTGCAGTAATTGCGGTTTTTCTTATTCCGTTTTACAACCGGTGGACAAGTCAATAAATACCGATGTTCCTGCAGGTTCCTGGTGGGAAAAACTGCAAAAACTTCTGCTGGCAGGTGGTAACTATGCCTAG
- a CDS encoding CPBP family intramembrane glutamic endopeptidase: protein MPSQREILNQLTDRELTKQLLFSQGLLLFLGILLSLILFDHPAQWLHLFRFNGFEIVYYGVFPGLIVVAVDAVLMYVLPERYYDDGGINERIFANRSVMGIIGLVLLIAIAEEVLFRGVLQTTMGYVIASTVFALVHIRYLKKPVLLVSVLLVSFYLGYMFKLTGNLFTTMTAHFIIDFLSGLLIRLKKRCMR from the coding sequence ATGCCTAGCCAACGTGAGATATTGAACCAGCTGACTGACCGGGAATTAACCAAACAATTACTATTTTCCCAAGGGCTGTTGCTTTTTCTTGGTATTCTATTAAGTTTAATCCTATTTGATCATCCTGCGCAATGGCTTCATCTGTTTCGTTTTAATGGTTTTGAAATTGTATATTATGGTGTTTTTCCGGGACTGATTGTCGTAGCTGTGGATGCCGTTTTAATGTATGTCTTGCCTGAACGTTATTATGACGATGGCGGGATAAACGAACGAATTTTTGCCAACCGCTCAGTTATGGGGATAATCGGACTTGTACTATTGATAGCCATTGCAGAAGAGGTTTTGTTCCGAGGCGTGCTACAAACGACCATGGGATATGTTATAGCAAGTACGGTTTTTGCCCTTGTTCATATTCGTTACCTGAAAAAGCCCGTCCTGTTGGTTTCGGTGCTTCTTGTTAGTTTTTATCTTGGTTATATGTTCAAGCTGACAGGCAACTTGTTTACTACTATGACCGCACATTTTATCATTGATTTTTTGTCTGGTCTTCTTATAAGGTTGAAAAAGAGGTGTATGAGATGA
- a CDS encoding catalase, whose product MGDYMDDKSSRNEERHRENLKQQQLDQFRVKDSGKPMTTQEGKKRSQDQDQLKAGIRGPSLRQDYEFFEKMGHFVHEEIPERVVHARGYSAHGEFECYRSMKHVTKACFLQEAGKKTPLTIRFSTVQGAKGSYDTARDLRCQGVKLYTEEGNVDLTTIAMPVLVNQDAMKFPDVMHAYQAKQADDIPTASGAHDRFWDYVANNVEALHMVLWIMSDRGILRSYRMMESWSINTYLFVNEQGVATFMRYVWKPVLGVHSLLQDEALKIGGLDPDFHRRDLREAIDQGAYPEYELGVQLISMEDEFAFDFDVLDPAKFWPEELVPVQMIGKMTLNRNIDNYFTESEQAAFNPANVVPGIDFSNDPVLQGRLMAYRETQQHRLGSANYAELPINRPICPFHNNQRRGYMRQRIDVDKVNYHQNSLANNTPYTVPPEEGGYTDYPEKVDGYKIRARSDSFKDYYSQPRIFWNSLTPVEKQHTIEGLSYQVGSVKSESVRQQVADILVNVDKEMACIVADNIGVDRPSGTNVPVSTSYPSLSQANTPKYAYTQKVGVLIGNGFNGQEVINVLNYLQQCGVFIDIVSETLGTVIGADGTTIEADKTFLTTSPYLLDSLYVVGGSSKNEAKFHQDVMSFVKVAFKHYKPIGVATTAQSQFKIRSAAGVVFAGNNSDFGNEFVKAIAHQRFWNRK is encoded by the coding sequence ATGGGTGATTATATGGATGATAAGTCATCAAGAAACGAAGAAAGACATCGTGAAAATCTCAAACAACAGCAGCTGGATCAGTTCCGTGTAAAAGATTCCGGGAAACCAATGACGACACAGGAAGGAAAAAAAAGATCACAGGATCAGGACCAATTAAAAGCCGGAATACGTGGTCCTAGTTTACGTCAGGATTACGAGTTCTTTGAAAAGATGGGCCATTTTGTTCACGAAGAAATCCCGGAAAGAGTGGTTCATGCAAGAGGTTACAGTGCACATGGAGAGTTTGAATGTTATCGGTCCATGAAACATGTGACGAAAGCATGTTTCTTACAGGAAGCCGGGAAAAAAACGCCGCTAACAATTCGTTTTTCTACTGTACAGGGAGCTAAAGGATCCTATGATACGGCAAGGGATTTACGCTGTCAGGGTGTTAAGCTTTATACAGAAGAAGGAAATGTCGATCTGACAACTATTGCCATGCCTGTATTAGTTAATCAAGACGCGATGAAGTTTCCGGATGTGATGCATGCATACCAAGCCAAGCAAGCTGATGATATACCTACGGCTTCCGGCGCCCATGACCGTTTCTGGGATTATGTGGCCAATAACGTTGAAGCGCTACATATGGTGCTGTGGATCATGTCTGATCGGGGCATTCTGAGAAGTTACCGAATGATGGAATCATGGTCCATTAATACGTACCTATTCGTTAATGAACAAGGTGTAGCCACGTTTATGCGATATGTCTGGAAACCAGTGCTGGGTGTTCATTCCCTTTTACAAGATGAGGCACTGAAAATCGGCGGACTCGATCCGGACTTTCACCGCCGGGATCTCAGAGAGGCGATTGACCAAGGCGCTTATCCTGAATATGAGTTGGGTGTCCAGTTGATTTCGATGGAGGATGAATTTGCATTCGACTTTGATGTTCTGGATCCTGCAAAATTTTGGCCGGAAGAACTTGTTCCTGTTCAGATGATCGGCAAGATGACATTAAATAGAAATATTGATAATTATTTTACGGAGTCTGAACAAGCCGCATTTAATCCTGCCAATGTCGTTCCGGGGATTGATTTTTCCAATGATCCCGTTTTGCAGGGAAGATTAATGGCGTATAGAGAGACACAACAACATCGACTTGGCAGCGCCAATTACGCTGAATTGCCAATTAACAGGCCGATCTGCCCGTTTCATAATAATCAACGCCGAGGCTATATGAGACAGCGAATTGATGTTGATAAGGTAAACTATCATCAAAATTCGCTGGCAAATAACACGCCATACACGGTGCCTCCAGAAGAAGGCGGCTATACAGATTATCCGGAGAAAGTCGATGGCTACAAAATCAGAGCCAGAAGCGATTCATTCAAAGACTACTATTCACAACCACGAATATTTTGGAACAGTTTGACGCCTGTAGAAAAGCAGCATACTATTGAGGGACTAAGCTATCAGGTTGGAAGTGTAAAAAGCGAATCTGTTCGACAGCAGGTTGCTGATATACTTGTCAACGTTGATAAGGAAATGGCATGTATTGTTGCGGACAATATTGGTGTGGATCGCCCAAGCGGGACCAATGTTCCTGTTTCTACCAGTTATCCTTCTCTTAGTCAGGCCAATACACCTAAATATGCATATACGCAGAAAGTAGGTGTACTGATTGGCAATGGTTTTAACGGTCAAGAGGTCATAAATGTGCTTAATTATCTACAGCAATGTGGGGTATTTATAGATATTGTAAGTGAAACGCTTGGTACAGTCATAGGGGCAGACGGCACAACAATCGAGGCTGATAAAACATTTCTGACAACTAGTCCCTATCTGCTTGACTCACTTTATGTCGTTGGTGGAAGTTCCAAAAATGAAGCAAAATTCCACCAGGATGTCATGTCGTTCGTAAAAGTAGCATTCAAACATTATAAACCAATTGGTGTTGCAACAACTGCACAGTCCCAGTTTAAAATAAGATCCGCAGCTGGTGTTGTTTTTGCCGGAAACAATTCCGACTTTGGAAACGAATTTGTCAAAGCAATTGCCCATCAGCGTTTTTGGAATCGAAAATAG
- a CDS encoding amidase produces the protein MTDLAFLTATDLASLIKSKQLSPVELTRHILNRIDTFDPILHTYITPLPELALQQAREAEANIMHGRYIGPLHGIPLGIKDNYYTRGIRTTVGSKLFADFVPEETATAADKLLDAGVIMLGKQNMHELAAGSTGTNPFFGTTRNPWNTQCMPGGSSGGGTASLAAGLATIATGTDTFGSIRLPAAMCGVYGLKPTYGLVSTQGIFPTAMSLDTAGPIARSVSDLALMLNVMAGFDTNDPTSLRVSIPNYMINLNKGISGLKIGIPTYYLEGLDPDVEKLFNNAIATLQHLGAEIREVEIPELSMSTFSGYVVVTGEAANLHYKWLQEHAEDYSTDIRSFFLSGILTNTPQYVSAQQARRKMVESFHKTFCDVDVMLGPTIPITTPAFDENWVKQNLDVIRRCLPFTSPVNLTGTPSLSVPMGLDSKRMPVGMQFIGNHLSEKQLLQIGYVWESTDPLGRYYYE, from the coding sequence ATGACTGACCTAGCCTTTCTAACCGCTACCGATCTTGCATCATTAATAAAATCTAAACAACTATCTCCTGTAGAATTGACAAGACATATATTAAATCGCATAGATACGTTTGATCCGATCCTTCATACGTATATTACTCCGCTGCCCGAATTGGCGCTTCAACAAGCAAGGGAAGCAGAAGCGAACATTATGCATGGGCGATATATTGGACCTCTCCATGGCATCCCACTTGGTATCAAGGATAATTACTATACAAGAGGTATAAGAACAACGGTTGGCTCCAAACTTTTTGCTGATTTCGTCCCGGAGGAAACAGCTACAGCAGCAGATAAATTGTTAGACGCTGGGGTGATCATGTTAGGGAAGCAAAACATGCATGAACTTGCAGCTGGATCAACTGGTACCAATCCGTTTTTTGGGACTACCCGAAACCCTTGGAATACCCAATGTATGCCAGGCGGCTCAAGTGGTGGTGGTACCGCTTCTTTGGCAGCTGGACTGGCAACAATTGCTACTGGAACCGATACTTTTGGGTCGATTCGCTTACCTGCAGCCATGTGTGGGGTTTACGGATTAAAGCCAACCTATGGGCTTGTTAGCACGCAAGGCATTTTCCCTACAGCTATGTCATTAGATACTGCTGGACCCATAGCGCGCTCAGTTTCCGATTTGGCTTTGATGCTTAACGTCATGGCAGGTTTTGATACAAATGATCCTACAAGCCTGAGGGTATCTATTCCCAATTACATGATAAATCTAAATAAAGGAATTAGCGGACTAAAAATAGGTATACCCACTTACTATCTCGAGGGGTTAGACCCAGATGTGGAAAAACTCTTTAACAATGCAATAGCAACATTGCAACATCTGGGAGCTGAAATAAGGGAGGTTGAGATCCCTGAATTATCGATGTCAACATTTTCTGGATACGTGGTTGTGACAGGGGAAGCAGCAAATTTACATTACAAATGGCTACAGGAACATGCAGAGGATTATTCCACAGACATCCGGTCCTTCTTTCTATCGGGTATATTAACGAATACACCGCAATATGTTAGCGCTCAACAAGCTCGAAGAAAGATGGTAGAGTCATTTCATAAAACTTTTTGCGATGTTGATGTAATGCTTGGACCAACTATCCCCATCACAACTCCAGCGTTCGATGAGAATTGGGTTAAACAAAATTTAGATGTGATAAGACGATGTTTGCCATTTACTTCTCCTGTGAATTTAACGGGTACACCGAGCTTATCTGTACCAATGGGATTAGATTCAAAAAGAATGCCAGTCGGTATGCAATTCATTGGAAATCATCTTTCCGAAAAACAGTTGCTGCAAATTGGTTACGTCTGGGAAAGTACAGATCCTTTAGGTAGGTATTATTATGAATGA
- a CDS encoding genetic competence negative regulator gives MRIERVSDNQFTIFLTFDDLIERGFTKEDLWEDVTGVRNLFSDMMYEASTELGFELGGLLLVQVHLMQAQGMHVIVTQNSENINWDEDFVEMKVTLDESKELIFSFDDFEDIIQLAANLQAKSIDGGKIYHMDDRYYMLMEDADLKDNYREHIIAIILEYSSPSIITSTRLKEYGKVIMEQDAIRRIMETFYV, from the coding sequence ATGCGTATAGAACGAGTATCCGATAATCAATTTACCATTTTCTTAACGTTTGATGATTTAATCGAACGCGGTTTTACCAAAGAGGACTTGTGGGAAGATGTAACAGGTGTCCGCAATTTATTTAGTGATATGATGTACGAAGCAAGTACGGAATTGGGCTTTGAATTGGGCGGTTTACTGCTTGTACAAGTCCATTTGATGCAGGCGCAGGGCATGCATGTTATCGTGACACAAAACAGTGAAAATATAAATTGGGATGAGGATTTTGTTGAAATGAAAGTAACCTTGGATGAAAGCAAAGAGCTAATCTTCTCTTTTGATGACTTCGAGGATATTATTCAATTGGCAGCTAACTTACAGGCCAAATCCATCGACGGGGGAAAAATTTATCACATGGATGACCGCTATTACATGCTGATGGAGGATGCGGATCTAAAGGACAATTACCGCGAACATATCATTGCCATTATTCTTGAATACTCTTCACCAAGCATTATTACATCCACACGGTTGAAGGAATATGGGAAGGTTATTATGGAACAGGATGCAATTAGACGGATTATGGAAACATTTTACGTGTGA
- a CDS encoding Glu/Leu/Phe/Val family dehydrogenase: MVADKAADSSGNQTNEKMDVLNSTRTVVKNALDKLGYPDEVFELLKEPMRMLTVRIPVRMDDGSIKIFTGYRAQHNDAVGPTKGGVRFHPDVTETEVKALSIWMSLKAGIVDLPYGGGKGGIICDPREMSFRELEGLSRGYVRAISQIVGPNKDIPAPDVFTNSQIMAWMMDEYSRIDEFNSPGFITGKPIVLGGSHGRDSATAKGVTIVINEAAKKRGIDVNGARVVVQGFGNAGSFLSKFLHDAGAKVVGISDAYGALHDPDGLDIDYLLDRRDSFGTVTKLFNNTITNKELLELDCDILVPAAVENQITAENAHNIKADIVVEAANGPTTLEGTKILTDRGKLLVPDVLSSAGGVTVSYFEWVQNNQGYYWPEEEIEEKLENIMVKSFNAIYNTAQTRRVDMRLAAYMIGVRKMAEAARFRGWV; the protein is encoded by the coding sequence ATGGTAGCCGATAAAGCAGCAGATTCTTCCGGAAATCAAACAAACGAGAAAATGGACGTATTAAATTCAACCCGAACTGTTGTAAAAAATGCGTTGGATAAGTTGGGTTACCCTGATGAGGTATTTGAATTATTAAAGGAACCAATGCGAATGTTGACAGTGAGAATACCTGTTAGAATGGACGATGGCTCCATCAAAATTTTTACCGGTTATCGCGCGCAACATAACGATGCTGTTGGTCCAACCAAAGGCGGTGTTCGCTTCCATCCGGACGTGACGGAGACAGAAGTCAAGGCGCTGTCCATTTGGATGAGTTTAAAAGCAGGTATCGTTGATTTGCCATATGGTGGTGGTAAAGGTGGAATCATCTGTGATCCTCGTGAGATGTCCTTTCGTGAATTGGAAGGGCTAAGTCGTGGCTATGTTCGGGCAATTAGTCAGATTGTTGGTCCGAATAAGGACATTCCTGCTCCGGATGTGTTTACAAACTCACAAATTATGGCATGGATGATGGATGAATACAGTCGCATTGATGAATTTAATAGTCCAGGATTTATTACAGGTAAACCAATCGTTCTCGGCGGCTCGCACGGAAGAGACTCTGCAACTGCAAAAGGCGTTACAATTGTTATCAATGAAGCAGCAAAAAAACGGGGCATTGATGTAAACGGGGCAAGGGTAGTTGTTCAGGGATTCGGTAATGCAGGCAGCTTTTTATCCAAATTTCTGCATGATGCCGGTGCAAAAGTGGTTGGTATCTCTGATGCATATGGCGCACTTCATGATCCGGATGGTTTGGATATCGATTATTTATTGGATCGCCGGGACAGCTTTGGTACGGTGACAAAATTATTTAATAACACGATTACCAATAAGGAATTGTTGGAATTGGATTGTGATATCCTTGTACCTGCCGCAGTTGAAAACCAAATTACAGCGGAAAATGCGCATAATATTAAAGCAGATATTGTCGTTGAAGCCGCGAACGGTCCAACAACATTAGAGGGTACTAAAATTTTGACTGATCGTGGTAAATTACTGGTACCGGATGTACTGTCATCCGCAGGCGGTGTGACTGTTTCCTATTTTGAATGGGTACAGAACAACCAAGGCTATTATTGGCCAGAGGAAGAAATTGAAGAAAAACTGGAAAATATTATGGTGAAATCATTTAATGCTATTTATAATACAGCACAAACAAGACGCGTAGATATGCGGTTGGCAGCATACATGATCGGCGTACGAAAAATGGCAGAAGCAGCCAGATTCCGCGGCTGGGTGTAA